The DNA region CATAATTCTGCTTTTCCTGTAAACAAAATTGTGTAATCAGTAAAATCTGCCAAAAACAGATTCTAAGGTTTATGTggcatataaaaaaatataaaaatttaaataaattaaagttacatttattattactttaaagaaccggtgtactagtacatcacagccactgatcataactgggccctctggaaGACCAGTCTTAGACTGAAGAAGTtacctagtataaataaataataacaaacaaacaatattaatgAGTACCGGTTTGTCTGTAGCACAGTTGATAAGATCTCTGAAGAACTTCATAACAGATGCATTGGCTTCGCGATGAGATAACGTTATTGCGAAGATTGCACATTCTAAGACGGATTGCATTACTGGAGAACGGAGAATTGCGAGTGGATTCCGTTGAACAAACCTAAACAATGAAACAGGAATAAGAGCTGTTTATCATATATACGTACATATTATAAGGTATCTTCCGAAGGACAAGGCAATGACATGTACTTTACAAGAAAGAAAAACGTTTAAACAAGTGTTTTATAAAGATAAATGTAGAATTAACCTTGCGCAAAGTCTGAACAAGTCATCCACTGTGTCAGGGTGATCACGCAGACCATTCTCAGTTTGAAGCAGTTGAAATGCAGGTACTATGAATGCCTAAAgttaaacaaattgtaaaaacattcttttttacTATTATAATGTCTGGAACGCCATGCATACTAGGCTAGCCCAAGGGTGTCtagtattaaataaatgtgGGGGAATAACCTGTGACTTGCAGCCTAACTGGGCTGAAAAGGTATGGACGGAAAATGCATTAACTTTCTTCTCCTCTAAGGTTCCCTTTGTGTCAAGTGCTGCCACCAAACCGCATCCGTTCGTCTGTCCACGACAGGGGCTGAATGGACCAGTACACAGGGTTAACCCCCTAATCGTTTGaaagatgaactgggttcttcaGAGTACACACAAGCCAAATGTCTTATTCGAGAAGATTTGTTCTATAACAATGGTCGAGGAGTGACTTGAATCTGTGCTGATTGTATAGCTATGGTTTGCGGTGCCCCTGTCATAACCGCTTGGCGACTCAACTAGAGTTTACTGTACAatgtaatacaaaattaattgtgAAATAACAATAAAGCAAGTACTAACCTGTAACATTTCTAATAGTCCAGCTATACAGCCGTCATCTTTGCCATACTCATCTACCAATATGCTGCCCAAGTAAAGAAAACATGAATGCTGGTGGCTTTGGTAGATGTTCACCATctgaaaaaaaagtacaaaatatgagaaattattatcattaacaaTTTCTATGATGACGTAGATTCAACTCCGGTTTCGGTTAGaaatttctatatttaaaacaataggGTAATATTTTTgggtaaataaattatatatataaaaaaaatatttcaatactataataatcaataaatcatcattgttgtatattattactatgtttattattatgtttaattgattgaataaaaaattcccaagaagagaaaaaaatcgctAATACCAATACTAATAAACTTACTTGTGAAACTAATGGATTAAGTAAGACCACAGATCCCATACCAACACATCTGATAGCAAACCTCAAGCACCTACAACATCTCTCAATGATTTTAATGTCTGCTTTATAACGGTCACATGCATCTGATAGTACTGGCCAGATGTCTTGTATAAGAGGTTGGCATGGATGTGCTTGTCCATTGTTAACTGATGGATTTGTGTGCCtggaacaaaaacaaaaaatgaacgCATCCATGAAACACACTCAATATATTTTCCTTTTTACCgaggataaaataaaaaagtaaattgaAATCTGTAATTTGTCCAAACTCAGACGTCATAGAAaccataaacaaaatatttcccTTAATGAAATAATACAATCATGCAGACTGTTCTCAAGAACATATTGGAACAAAAAAAAGTCCAGCTTTGCCAGAGTTTGATGAATAAAAACTAAAGATATTTACCTAAATATTTCCGCTAACCTGTCAAGCCAAACAGTTGGATCTCCTTTAGAACCAGATTTTGCAACCTCACCCGACTTTAAAGCCTAGAAAATGAGATAAAAAAGAGAGTTAAAATGGCTACAAGAGCATGATATCAAACTCGTACTCATCTATTTTATATCTAGACATCTTACAAGTAGAGGTTTCATAGTAGAAGCAACCAGTAAAATGTCAGTTTGCTACCAGATTTTATCTGCCTGTAAATAAGGtgttaataaagtgtaatacctACTACAAACCAATTCAATGTTACCTACTACAAACCAATTCAATGTTACCcactaaaaaatgtatttacaacCAAACCCACCAAATCACCTTTACAAAACcataaaatatatagtataataaaaaatataaataaaaatcattttcTTACCTGACTTAAGGGAGTAATTTGTACATAGACTAATTGTTTAAGACCTTCTTGTATTTTATCTAAAGGCATCTTTGTTAGCACCAAAGCAGTACCTGCAATAAACAATGAGAgcattacaaataattttaaaaaaaataaattgtattttggaTAATGACATAATTGAGGTTAAAACGTTGAATACCATGCTTAGTATACACATATTGTACTATAATGCTTAATACTAAAAAATGTTGTGCTCTAAAGGatttaaatatacaatgtaaatcACAAAATCTTGTTTTATTTACTTCATGCCCTTGTTATGTGCTCActaaagcttagttcccactagagaaGCAATTCAGAGACATAGATACAATGTAAATCACAAAATCTTGTTTTGTTTACTTCATGCCCTTGTTATGTGCTCActaaagcttagttcccactagagacgcaattCAAAGACATAGATACAATGTAAATCACAAAATCTTGTTTTGTTTACTTCATGCCCTTGTTATGTGCTCActaaagcttagttcccactagagatgcaaTTCAAAGACATAGATGCAAATGCAAGAGAGTTGACCAATAAAAAGCGATGGTTTGAACAATTCAatgcttgtgattgatcaaaccacttgtgttgcgtccttacattacgtcctagtgggaatcaagctttactGATTAAACCTACCTTTAAGCAAGCCTACACCAGCTTCATGAGTTAAATTAAAGGAATCCATCGCCTGAACTATTTGTAAGAGTCCATCAAAGTGTTTTATCATTGGTTCTTGACAGCTAGAACAAAGGTTCATTAAAGAAGTGGCAGCGACTGAAGCGAGGGTGTCCACACGTAGACTGTCCATTAAGAAGCTTAAAAGAGGTTCTGTTGGAAAAGTACAGTTCAGCTATTTTTACTAGAGATTTTAGCTTATTTTTTATGCATGAATCATAGAAATTCAAGTTAGGTACTCTGTTGCTGTAGTCATTGTTCTtgaatcaaaataatacaaattttactttatttaaccATGAAGGCCCAGATAAACCAATGTTTGTTCTTTCCTGGGCCATGCAATGAACTTAAGGAAAGAATCTATATTTTTTACTAACGTTCACATATAGATAGGGATCTTATGAAATAGttgttaaatatataaaagGCAATCACCTAGGTAGTCAGGGTGTTTTTCAATCCACTCAGCAAGCTGACCCAACATTCTTGTGCTTGTGTACTTAACTGCTATGTGTGTGGTGGCTGGAAGGTTGATAATAGCCTGAAGCACCTGGGGTACTATTTCATTCTCTCcactacagaaaaaaaaataaagcagttATAACACAATAGTTTAGGGTACACCATGTTTTCCAAAAAGGAAGTAAAGTAAagctctctacactatcaaattagtgtgataacaaaagtgtgatgtgcctaaatatgatagtgatatcactaaatatagtagtgatatgacatcatcatgtccatatatcaaTATGTCacttttttatagtgtagacacacCTTTAGGTTGTGAATGTCTGACATTTCAGATGTTATGCTAcaactgtctacactatcaaactagtttgacaaaaagtgtgatatgcttacatatgctagtgatatgacatcatcatgtctatatatgggcacatcatgtccatatatgggcacatcatgtccatatatgggcacatctccTTTAAAACACCTGTTTCTCtctctgattttttttaatttttttccttCTTTCATTGTTGGCattctgtatttttatatatatatatatatatttattttctatatctttgttaattttgtgtttttatagtttattttgtattttctgtttgtttgagggtccctaatgatcagctgatgctggatggaccaccctcataaaatattgttgaaataaataaataaaatcacatttgtTTATCCcataaagattgatagtgtagaaagaccATCAAAGGTGTAACAAAATTAAACTTATTAACTCGCACTGAAACAAAGTAAAGTTAGCCAAAACAATAGCATTATTGTAGTTTATTCGCCATACAAACCTTTAAATgcaatattaataaatcatgtaaaaacaaacaaatttattttactcACGGAAGAATATTTTTGGAAACTGCTGTCATTGTAAAGAGAGCTGCTTCCGTAACTTCCCACGATGCACCACCAGGTTGCGTTGCAATATTGTTAAACATCTGATATGTAAATATTCAGTCATTAGTATTATTCAACTTCTGAATctcattaattttttaattgtattaaaagTCAGTGttatttttcattgttaattGGCTGTACTTATAAATAATCACAATTCtgtattaattatcattattgtaaataacccactgtatgtatataatcactatatatattttataattactattgtttttttttataaatgatgGTTGGTTCTGTACTACACTTTATTATGGTTAAAtgattatgaaaaaaaattgttatgattgattgaataaagttcataAGAAACTAATAATTTCTACCTCATTAATTTGATGCTTTACAAAAGCTAGTGTCAATTATGTTCTAGTAgtgtaaaaaaaatcaattatttattacttttttttttaaatatgaaatacTTACTTGAGCAAAGCATGTGGTTGATCCAACAAGGTAAACAACATCTTTTACTAAATCTGATACTCTGAGACGAAACTCACCAAATTCATCATGCTCATCTGGAATTCCTTCCTACAAAAGTTTAAATGAATTATGTTTATTAGACAGTACAGTAGAAGCCCCTTAAGGTACTTTCACATCGCCCCTGGATTCAGTCCGACGCTCTGAGGAAAATATCAAGCACGAATTTGGTTATCCGTTGTCAAGCAAGGTCATTTATGCTCACTGCTGATTggataaaaagaaaagaaatcatacaatttcagaaaaaaaaatggctTCTTGATCCAACACTCCAAATTCTGAATCAGGTACATATTCAAATCGTACAAATTTCTTTACCAGTGAACCCATTTTCCacaatatttttctattttttttttattcaaatctgGCCACAAAAACAGCTTTATGGAATACTTTCTTGTGAAAGGTGAAATAGACATTAACACTACAGTCAACCCCTACGTTTCTTCTATATCTAGGTTTACTGATCATGTATacacattcatttttttcatcTATTAGTATTAGTCACATAAATAGAATATGCGTGAAGGAATTCATCAGCAGTAGTGCTTACACAAATCAATCAATTGCTAATTGTTCTAACTTACATGATCTGGGTCTAGTTGACAGTGTCCTGATAACGCTGTAATTAGTCTGTGAATATAAGGCCTAAATACATCGTTCAAAATCCTGTTGTCTcgtttatataatatttcagACATTCTATACCAAAAATTAAACGTAATCTCAGCTACTTCATACTGGCAGTGTCCTACACAATCCAATACAGCACCTAAAATTCTAAGATCGCCCAAATCCTACAAAAGAAAGggtaaacataattttaatttatcatttataatttgtttatttaattattttttgatttgtttttctttttcattctTCTTGGACACAATTAGCGCTGCTGATGCAAAGTTGTCATTTTGAATAAAGAGTATACAGATTATTCTTATTACAGTAAGCCTTTTTAAAGATTGTTTACAGACTTAAATCAAACACTGTTTGAGTCGAAGTttgaataaagctctgtctacactatcaaaattcaaaatttatgtgacaaaaatgtatgatgtgcccatgatgatgatgtcatatcactatcatatttgggcacattacaattttgttaaattacagtagtttgatagtgtagacaaggcttaagttAAATGCTTCAGATTATTTTAATTCCATATTTTTCGTATTGTAATTTGAAAGAATTATGAATTCAATCATTAACCCTACCCTTCCTGGTGTCTCTACCATCACTTCTAAGAAAGCTTCTGCAAGTTCTGTGAATATCCGACTGTAATTTACACATCTAAAACCAATCACATATAGTTTCTGTGAATATTCATTTTAGATATTAAACTATTAAAGAACTATTGAATTATACTTAaatcaactattttttttcatattcatacacatttattcagttataacaataataactggGGTCCACACTAGAAGCAAAAGTTTGTctcaaataacatttttaaatgttatgttgTGTATATTTTATGAAAGCTACTTTTTTAGTTTAGCTTTCGGTTGAAATAATGGAGGATAATCAATATTTGATGAGTACATACTTATCTATATCTTCTTCAGCTACAGCCATATGGTAGGCTTCATGGAGCTGCATTACACCTTGGTATAAGGAATGTGCTAGTTCAGGATGCTCTTCAATGTcctgttcacacaaaacatagtaaaaaatgaatattccAGTGATATTACAGAGACTAacgctctgtttacactatcaaactttgtaacaaaacaatgtgatgatgatgtcgtatcactactatattttggcacatcacatttttttgtcaaataaagtttgacagagcttaatactttTTTGGGGGGTGgtgttaaacatataaaaatttaGCGATAATTATGTGAAAATAATTACTAATCATTTTACATATTGGTAAATGTTCTAAAACAGGAAGTAAAAGGTAACATGTAGGTCAACAAACAGGAAGTACAGTGCTAAGGTCACATTGACTACAGTAACAtgtgtaaacaaattattttacacaACATGGGAAATTACAAAATGATAACTGTAATACattttgcctgatttgtttagcAATATCAGAAATTAAAAAACCAAATGTATTTATagcaaatcaatattattaatttgttaacTAATTAAATTGCAATAAGAAGCAGGTGAACGTATAAATAACAAAGCAACGAATGGCGCTGaactttaaacaattttacaCATTTACAATTGAGTCAGAAGTCAACGTCAATATATTGAACACTAAATTTTAAGTGTGGGTTTGAAATGTATTAGTTTTCACAGATCATGGAACCACTAAAGAGTAAAAGACTAGATTAAATGCCCAGACTTGTGTAAACAACTATGTGAACCCATATATTCTTTTCATTCATGTATTCATCAGTAGGAACATCACTTCcatttattaatatcatttgCATATACTAATAATACCATTCAATCAGGGAAGAGTCAAATTTCACTTCTTCCCTGATTCAATTCAACATTAATTTCGACCAAAATCAAcatgtatacaaacaaaaaacaaagtaTTATTTGGTCGCGAGACAACAGAGACTCAAACAAGTTTGTCACTGTCGCCCCTCCTCatgatacataaccattacataACGTatgaaaacataaaaacaattttctaatcaaccacaaaaaaaaacttttaacaatcagtagtacaaaatacatttaaaattagGGTGTGGGATTAGACCTGAAGTAGGATcataccagaggatatacggtattaatattcatatacagaagtacagtatacatagaaaaatgtgtttctacgagacataaatacaaaactataCAATATTCATTGACaaaacagtactgtacatcCATGTATGAAATGTTTGAATCTGAAAATAATTCACAGATTTTATGgcaaaatatgaattatatatGTTAATTAGTTACCTCCATGGAATACAAAGCAGCCACTACATTATCACTTGCTGCCTCGTGCAACATTGAAGGTGAGTTATGGTTCATCTGTAGAAAACAACATTCATTATTCATGTTACTGTAAATGCTTAAGATTTCAAGACTAGCCAATTTATTGTAGGCTTGTAAAGTTGCTGGAATTGTCATGGGAAAGCTTAATTCAGTAATAACATTCAATTAGAGAGAaacgataaaaaaaaaccagtctTAGAAAATACAGAATGGTCACAACAAGTAGAGGTTATTCATTCATACACAAGGTACTGTAGTAAAATTAATGACGCAGTttatatatttgtgaaaatgaaaaacatttaaCTTGTACAAAATGGTGGattatcttatattttatataatccagttatgtatttattatgaaCTTATGAGTATGATATTTGATCTGATTTGAAGCGATCATCAATGTTTTGGTTTTAACCaatctattttaaattgtaaaagtgTGTCACTGCTGGTTGGGACGTCCCATCGAAAGCGATTGAGTTCGCTGTTTGAGTCCCCcgggtctagcatgtgtgatgtattgtattgtaaaatccggaataaattaaattatcattgaataaaacaaatcatCACTACATATCATggtggaaaaaaaattgaaaattgacCACAAACATATGACCATTTAAACCagctaattaataaatataataattaatttcattttgatttttaatataaactccgatacagtcaactctcccaatactggataTCCAGTTTTCACGTTTCCAAGCCTGGTATTGGAAGAGTTGACTGTAGTGTATTTCAACCATGAAAAGGTTAATACAGTCATTAAAAGGCTTGCAGCCAGCTGCATTATAGTTGTTATTGTATagcaatataattaataattacactaATCAATTGACTTGAAGACAGGTatattacaaaatgtttataagCTGTTAATGATGATTGATCTATTTTGAATAATCGCAGTGTATACATATGAATATAATATTCAGGACACGACAGgcttagctctgtctacactaaaatgtgatgtgatgtgcccatatatagacatggtgatgtcattatcatatttaagcatattactatcatatttaagcatatgactaccatattttgggcacataacaatttttttgtcaaactagtttgatagtgtagacagaccttaatatactgtactcaTC from Antedon mediterranea chromosome 2, ecAntMedi1.1, whole genome shotgun sequence includes:
- the LOC140041096 gene encoding transportin-3-like, with amino-acid sequence MQSAPPVDTVIQAVQTLYHNPDVAEKERASTWLGEFQQSIYAWQISDELLQRKQDVESCYIAAQTMRTKIQYSFHELPVESHESLRNSIINHIEVLSDPNFQVIMTQLCLALADLALQMPQWRNSAAFLIQKFSSNPLHIPILLEILIVLPEEVHSRSLRLGQNRREEFRLELGESAPAVLTLMTACSETYQNDHRILGRVFKCLASWFYLQALPSRDVASSKILTVNFQILMNHNSPSMLHEAASDNVVAALYSMEDIEEHPELAHSLYQGVMQLHEAYHMAVAEEDIDKCVNYSRIFTELAEAFLEVMVETPGRDLGDLRILGAVLDCVGHCQYEVAEITFNFWYRMSEILYKRDNRILNDVFRPYIHRLITALSGHCQLDPDHEGIPDEHDEFGEFRLRVSDLVKDVVYLVGSTTCFAQMFNNIATQPGGASWEVTEAALFTMTAVSKNILPGENEIVPQVLQAIINLPATTHIAVKYTSTRMLGQLAEWIEKHPDYLEPLLSFLMDSLRVDTLASVAATSLMNLCSSCQEPMIKHFDGLLQIVQAMDSFNLTHEAGVGLLKGTALVLTKMPLDKIQEGLKQLVYVQITPLSQALKSGEVAKSGSKGDPTVWLDRLAEIFRHTNPSVNNGQAHPCQPLIQDIWPVLSDACDRYKADIKIIERCCRCLRFAIRCVGMGSVVLLNPLVSQMVNIYQSHQHSCFLYLGSILVDEYGKDDGCIAGLLEMLQAFIVPAFQLLQTENGLRDHPDTVDDLFRLCARFVQRNPLAILRSPVMQSVLECAIFAITLSHREANASVMKFFRDLINCATDKPEKQNYETRVSLVKPLFITHGEEITKGIITACVFHLPSFMVPDQGDVLFLLMKLDRAAVCQWLETALKALPTQGNAGTVNATQKQLTDFHKAITTAENQKEIIYALRDFARLFR